In Corythoichthys intestinalis isolate RoL2023-P3 chromosome 11, ASM3026506v1, whole genome shotgun sequence, a single genomic region encodes these proteins:
- the adam19b gene encoding disintegrin and metalloproteinase domain-containing protein 19 isoform X1: MFRMRPPLHGAPSFPLWLSLLTLLNWAQPSVQAALGENVAVASNEITYPIWLHPRRHSRSADREHPAEAHVLISAEGQELRLHLERNEQLLTPGYQEMWYTPDGSRKAFSPVNMNHCLYHGEVAGVDGSSVVVSTCSGLRGLISLNASVSYLIEPVSTDTLQHAVFRTKSLHLPPTSCLQGHSNEEVLGTFLHGMTSEHKLRERRDLSQNMKYVELLLVADKTEFDKHGSSLEKTKLKLLEAANLVDKYYKALSIRIALIGLEVWTNQDMIDVSDNPHSTLAAFLSWRRKQLNTLHNDNAQLITGKSFQGTTIGLAPLRAMCSEYQSGGVNTDHSESAVGVAATMAHEMGHNFGMSHDSTGCCQAKDEDGGCIMAAATGHPFPRVFNACNMRELKSYLNSGGGKCLFNEPNTRAMYGGQRCGNGYLEDGEECDCGEEEECTSPCCNANNCTLKAGAECAHGVCCHNCKLKSPGVICRAPSGQCDLPEYCDGKAESCPANFYLVDGTSCADGKAYCYTGMCLTLEQQCRSLWGRDGRAAHDVCFKKVNEAGDMYGNCGKDLLGKYRSCTDRDAKCGKIQCLSSAAKPIESNAVRIETTVTVGNKRMKCMGTHVYKPGQRDEEGTGDTLDPGLVMTGTKCGDNSICFNGECRNASFLKADDCHAKCNGHGLCNNQHNCHCESGWAPPLCNQRGLGGSVDSGPVVSQSNLLPVLLVLPLLFLVLLAVGLWCRYKHKLQPLKTSSPAPVPSCSVSVEAKPLRRDSDVNGHTNPTFLLKKQDLDQQGKSPAHPSPVPKLASMRPAVKPPPVPIHAAQQSPILRQSSLQSHSPIRPEPRRKRAPPPPSGPAAPRPEPPNRPPPPCPVSKTAVHQSIGQPVTIDALLKGKAALVTSIDRKKPNRS, from the exons GCAGCTGTTGACACCTGGATATCAGGAAATGTGGTACACTCCGGATGGAAGTCGCAAGGCCTTCTCCCCTGTCAACATG AATCACTGTTTGTACCATGGAGAGGTTGCGGGTGTAGACGGTTCCAGTGTGGTTGTCAGCACATGCTCAGGACTCAG GGGACTCATTTCTCTAAACGCAAGCGTCAGCTACCTCATTGAGCCCGTTTCCACGGATACACTCCAGCACGCTGTTTTCCGAACCAAGAGTCTCCATCTACCTCCTACAAGCTGTCTGCAGGGCCATAGTAACGAGGAAGTGCTTGGCACCTTCCTGCATGGGATGACATCAGAACACAAGTTACGG GAACGAAGAGACCTAAGTCAGAATATGAAATATGTGGAACTGCTGTTGGTGGCGGATAAGACTGAG TTTGACAAACATGGGAGTAGTCTCGAGAAGACCAAACTGAAATTGCTGGAAGCTGCCAATTTAGTTGACAAG TACTACAAGGCTTTAAGCATCCGTATAGCGCTAATCGGTTTGGAAGTATGGACCAACCAGGACATGATTGACGTGTCCGACAACCCACACAGCACCTTGGCGGCGTTTCTGTCCTGGAGACGCAAACAACTTAACACGCTACACAATGACAACGCTCAGCTCATCAC GGGAAAGTCATTCCAGGGTACGACTATTGGATTGGCACCTCTGAGAGCCATGTGCTCGGAATACCAGTCTGGTGGAGTGAACACG GACCACTCGGAGTCAGCTGTTGGCGTGGCTGCCACCATGGCGCATGAAATGGGCCATAACTTTGGCATGAGTCATGACAGCACTGGCTGCTGCCAGGCCAAAGATGAGGACGGGGGTTGCATCATGGCAGCTGCAACAGG GCATCCGTTTCCACGTGTGTTTAATGCTTGTAACATGCGAGAGCTGAAGAGCTACTTGAACTCTGGAGGAGGAAAATGTCTCTTCAATGAGCCCAACACCAGAGCCATGTATGGAGGACAACGCTGCGGCAATGGCTACCTGGAGGATGGCGAGGAATGTGACTGTGGCGAAGAAGAG GAATGTACCAGTCCCTGCTGTAACGCAAACAACTGTACTTTAAAAGCTGGAGCCGAGTGCGCCCATGGTGTCTGCTGTCATAACTGCAAG CTGAAGAGCCCAGGGGTGATATGTCGTGCTCCCTCAGGCCAGTGCGACCTGCCGGAGTATTGTGATGGCAAAGCTGAGTCTTGCCCCGCTAACTTCTACTTGGTGGATGGCACGTCGTGCGCGGATGGGAAAGCCTACTGTTACACCGGCATGTGCCTTACATTGGAGCAGCAGTGCCGCTCACTCTGGGGACGAg ATGGCCGTGCGGCGCATGACGTGTGTTTCAAGAAAGTCAATGAAGCTGGTGACATGTATGGCAACTGCGGTAAAGATCTGCTTGGGAAATACAGGAGCTGTACAGACAG agatgctaaaTGCGGTAAGATCCAGTGTTTATCTTCGGCGGCCAAGCCAATAGAGAGCAACGCAGTGCGCATAGAGACAACTGTGACTGTTGGCAACAAGAGGATGAAGTGCATGGGAACACATGTGTACAAACCGGGACAGCGAGATGAAGAGGGAACGGGGGACACTCTGGACCCAGGCCTCGTCATGACCGGCACCAAATGTGGCGACAACTCA ATTTGCTTCAATGGCGAATGCCGTAATGCATCTTTCCTCAAAGCTGATGACTGTCATGCCAAATGTAATGGACATGGG CTGTGTAACAACCAGCACAACTGCCACTGCGAGAGCGGTTGGGCTCCACCTCTGTGTAACCAGAGGGGGCTGGGTGGGAGCGTAGACAGCGGACCTGTCGTGAGTCAAA GCAACCTCCTTCCAGTCCTGCTGGTCCTTCCTCTGCTTTTCTTGGTTCTATTGGCTGTTGGACTGTGGTGCCGCTATAAACATAAACTCCAACCACTTAAAACATCCTCTCCAGCACCTGTTCCGAG TTGTTCAGTTTCGGTGGAAGCCAAGCCTCTGCGGCGGGACAGCGATGTGAATGGTCACACCAACCCAACATTCTTGCTGAAAAAGCAAGACTTGGACCAACAG ggaAAGTCTCCTGCTCATCCGAGCCCGGTGCCTAAACTTGCTTCCATGCGCCCCGCTGTGAAGCCCCCTCCTGTCCCAATCCACGCTGCACAGCAGAGTCctatcctgagacaatcctcacTTCAGAGTCACTCTCCCATTCGGCCTGAGCCGAGACGAAAGCGTGCTCCCCCGCCACCCTCAGGACCCGCCGCACCACGACCAGAGCCGCCAAACAGGCCTCCACCGCCTTGTCCTGTCAGCAAAACGGCAGTG CACCAATCGATAGGCCAACCTGTAACCATTGACGCGCTGCTTAAGGGAAAGGCTGCTCTGGTGACATCTATTGACCGGAAAAAGCCAAACAG ATCTTGA
- the gpr151 gene encoding G-protein coupled receptor 151 yields the protein MMNNHSGHNSTIMTWSYDDGGSFQHLDPGELRVLVPAILGLICVLGSACNFTAVAILFSSAHKGKLSLINSLIFNLMFADGLVLLFSIPLRAVAYSKACWTLGWPVCKTSDWFLHSCMAAKSFTVAVMSQACYRYVSNPTKQVSVHLGSILVVLFFIWLSACSATVPHWLFSTLRRGLHGLVCMLEVPPKAWKFMSVYTKVYPLAVYCAPLSFSLIYFWKAYGQCQRRSTKSQNLRTQIKSKKLTLMLFNLTVAAAVLWLPQWTVWVWQRHSADRESQGSVSSPPALIAVSAQLLALSLSLVNPLIVLALSEEFREGYRGLWRRLTLRKQPPPKPGPHNPTSLQSPRPRPETSGHRRHEEGAEPGTSNDLRVKQGEAMGGGNVDKDGLVLPDVEQFWHERESGSHLDENDPVPWEHQDHQERN from the coding sequence atgatgaacaaTCACTCTGGACACAATTCAACGATTATGACCTGGTCATACGACGACGGCGGCTCCTTCCAGCATTTGGACCCTGGTGAGCTGAGGGTCCTCGTGCCGGCTATCCTAGGCCTAATTTGCGTCCTAGGTTCGGCTTGCAACTTTACCGCCGTGGCTATCTTGTTCTCCAGCGCACACAAGGGCAAACTATCCCTCATCAACTCCCTCATCTTCAACCTGATGTTCGCTGATGGCCTGGTGCTTCTCTTCAGCATTCCTTTACGGGCTGTCGCATACTCCAAAGCCTGCTGGACTCTTGGCTGGCCGGTGTGCAAGACCTCTGACTGGTTCCTCCATTCCTGCATGGCTGCCAAGAGCTTTACGGTGGCCGTaatgtctcaagcctgctaccGTTACGTGTCCAACCCCACCAAGCAGGTGAGCGTCCACCTGGGTTCCATCCTGGTGGTGCTCTTCTTCATCTGGCTGTCGGCTTGCTCTGCCACCGTCCCTCACTGGCTCTTCTCCACGCTGCGGCGAGGACTCCACGGTCTCGTGTGCATGCTGGAGGTCCCCCCTAAAGCATGGAAATTCATGTCTGTATACACAAAGGTGTACCCGCTGGCTGTCTATTGCGCCCCTTTGAGTTTCTCCCTCATATACTTCTGGAAGGCTTACGGTCAATGCCAGCGCCGCTCCACTAAGTCTCAGAATCTGCGCACACAAATCAAATCCAAGAAGCTTACCTTGATGCTCTTCAATCTCACGGTCGCCGCCGCCGTACTGTGGCTTCCACAGTGGACTGTGTGGGTTTGGCAGCGCCACTCAGCTGACAGAGAATCTCAAGGTTCGGTCTCATCTCCTCCTGCTCTGATCGCCGTCTCGGCTCAGCTGCTCGCCTTGTCTTTGTCGCTCGTCAACCCCCTCATCGTGCTCGCGCTCTCCGAGGAGTTCCGAGAGGGCTACCGCGGGCTGTGGAGGCGCCTCACCCTACGCAAGCAGCCTCCCCCCAAACCCGGACCTCACAACCCTACCTCGCTCCAGTCGCCTCGCCCCAGACCTGAGACATCTGGCCACCGGAGGCATGAGGAGGGCGCCGAGCCGGGAACCAGCAACGATCTTCGGGTGAAGCAAGGCGAGGCGATGGGAGGAGGGAACGTCGACAAAGATGGGCTCGTTTTGCCGGATGTGGAGCAATTCTGGCACGAGAGGGAGTCCGGATCGCACTTGGATGAAAACGACCCAGTGCCGTGGGAGCATCAGGACCACCAAGAGAGAAATTAA